One Terriglobales bacterium genomic region harbors:
- a CDS encoding translocation/assembly module TamB domain-containing protein encodes MSAAPNLPPYYHEPPEKPRLVDQPARRRRWKRVAAWTAGILLFLILAAVLTVYVLLRNPSVHQYVLRTAQEKITAALGSQVRVRDYALNFNGISPSLDLYDVVVNGANPYPTPPLLTADHLHAGIRIVSLVSKTWYMDDVTVNHPVVHLFVDAHGTDNLPQTKSSGQKSSTSIFDLGVRHARVDNGEVYYNNRKSVMNADLHDLNFQSAFDPAQKKYSGTLSYKDGHLNLENFNPILHDLSAQFDVTAQEFKLTNAALNSGNSHFILNATLTDFVHPHLNATYQAVLDAGQIRKTLKNASLPIGILQADGSVEYQAKPDAPMLALIVVDGGLSSRALQVVTPTLRTNVRNIAARYTVRQGNLEVKNIYASLLGGELTGNLKIRDLVGKSQSHLVADLRGVDVAELKSMMNSPALKQVALKGKINANADATWGRTFDDLAAKTNATVKASIASANGNAPPVPLDGVIHASYVNATKLIALKDSYVRLPQTSLNLNGTVSDRSALQVRLQSNDLHELENIANQFRAPGSQPFGLAGTASFNGTVRGSMAAPHLNGALNASNLQVHGTQWKLLRTNVDASTNSASLRNGELVPADKGHITFDLSTGLRNWAFSNTSPIQVALNANNLNVGELAKAGGVTTPIKGTLAANVAVHGTELNPIGQGTINLTNAEIAAEPINSLNVNFNGTGEVVNAKLAARIPAGNANGNLVYYPKTQAYDLKLQAPSIQLAQLRTVKQRGMNLSGVLNLVANGHGTVQNPQLTASLQVPELVIDKQTVNAIALNANVANHVGTFDLNSQVLDTSIRGHGKVNLTGDYYADATLDTQTIPLATIVAAYAPAQAGKLSGQTELHATLRGPLKDKNRIEAHAQIPMLNMNYTNTVQIAAVSPIRVDLVNGVLSLQRAQLRGTGTDLAFQATVPMNNPNAPVSLLALGTVDLKLIELFDPDVVTSGQLKLNVNSYGNRANPDVQGHIQVINAGFAGGDIPLGLQNGNGVLTLTKDRLNINSFKGTVGGGEVTASGGVAYRPALNFNLALAGRGIRLLYPDGVRTGLGMSLTLTGNPNSALINGQVRINQLSFAPDFDLMEFVGQFSGDTVPAPAQGFADNVKLDITVAATNGINLTSRTLTLDGTANLEVRGTAADPVILGRLNLTGGDLILQGNRYILEGGTIDFVNPYQTRPVVNAAISTTIQEYNIMMRFDGPADRLHTSYTSVPSLPPSDIINLIAFGKTTEASAANPTPVGSLGPESLVASQVSSQVTSRLEKVAGISQLTIDPELGDNQQNPGARVAIQQRVTGNLFVTFATDVTETQDMTIRMEYRVSPRVSLSGTRDQTGGFGFLTKIHKSW; translated from the coding sequence TTGAGCGCAGCGCCAAATTTACCCCCTTATTACCACGAGCCGCCTGAGAAACCCCGGCTGGTTGATCAGCCTGCACGCCGCAGACGTTGGAAGAGAGTAGCTGCCTGGACAGCGGGTATTCTCCTGTTCCTCATCCTCGCGGCAGTGCTCACGGTTTATGTCCTGCTGCGCAACCCTTCCGTTCATCAATACGTACTGCGGACCGCTCAAGAGAAGATCACGGCCGCTTTGGGCTCTCAGGTCCGAGTACGCGATTACGCGCTGAACTTCAATGGCATTTCGCCGAGCCTCGACCTTTACGACGTCGTAGTGAACGGAGCCAATCCGTATCCGACTCCGCCGTTGCTTACGGCCGATCATCTCCATGCCGGCATTCGCATCGTGTCGTTGGTCAGTAAGACCTGGTACATGGATGACGTTACGGTCAATCATCCGGTCGTCCACCTGTTCGTCGACGCCCATGGCACCGACAATCTGCCGCAGACCAAGAGCAGCGGGCAAAAGAGCAGTACCAGCATCTTCGACCTGGGAGTTCGGCACGCGCGGGTCGATAACGGAGAGGTCTACTACAACAATCGCAAGAGCGTGATGAATGCGGACCTGCACGACCTGAACTTTCAGTCTGCCTTCGATCCCGCGCAGAAGAAATATTCAGGCACGCTGAGCTATAAAGACGGTCACCTGAACCTCGAGAACTTCAATCCCATACTGCACGACTTGAGTGCACAGTTCGACGTGACTGCCCAGGAGTTCAAGCTAACGAATGCAGCGCTAAACAGCGGCAACTCGCACTTCATTCTCAACGCAACGCTCACTGACTTCGTCCATCCGCACCTGAATGCCACCTATCAGGCAGTGCTCGATGCCGGGCAGATCCGCAAGACCTTGAAAAATGCTTCCCTGCCAATCGGCATCTTGCAGGCAGATGGATCAGTTGAATACCAGGCAAAACCGGACGCGCCGATGTTGGCGCTGATCGTTGTCGATGGTGGACTGTCGAGCCGTGCACTTCAAGTTGTTACGCCGACGCTGCGCACCAACGTCCGCAACATCGCAGCGCGCTACACAGTTCGGCAGGGCAACTTGGAAGTCAAAAACATTTATGCCAGCCTGCTGGGCGGCGAGCTAACCGGCAACTTGAAGATTCGCGATTTGGTGGGCAAATCACAATCGCATCTGGTGGCCGATCTTCGAGGAGTCGACGTAGCCGAGCTGAAGTCGATGATGAACTCGCCGGCGCTCAAGCAAGTGGCGCTTAAAGGCAAGATCAATGCCAATGCCGATGCCACGTGGGGACGTACCTTCGACGATCTGGCGGCAAAGACGAATGCAACGGTGAAGGCAAGCATTGCTTCGGCGAATGGTAATGCGCCACCGGTTCCGCTCGACGGTGTAATTCATGCAAGCTACGTGAACGCGACAAAATTAATCGCGTTAAAGGACAGCTATGTTCGCTTGCCGCAGACTTCGCTCAATCTGAACGGAACCGTAAGCGATCGTTCCGCGTTGCAGGTACGTCTGCAATCGAACGATCTGCACGAACTTGAGAACATCGCCAATCAGTTCCGTGCCCCTGGATCACAGCCGTTCGGTCTTGCCGGCACCGCCAGCTTTAATGGAACTGTCCGCGGATCGATGGCCGCTCCGCACTTAAATGGAGCGCTTAACGCCAGCAACTTGCAGGTGCACGGCACACAATGGAAGCTGCTGCGGACGAATGTCGACGCCAGTACGAATTCCGCAAGCCTTCGCAATGGTGAACTCGTTCCTGCCGACAAAGGCCACATAACCTTTGATCTGAGTACCGGCTTGCGTAACTGGGCATTCTCGAACACCAGCCCCATCCAAGTTGCGCTGAACGCCAACAATCTGAACGTTGGAGAGCTGGCGAAGGCGGGCGGAGTTACCACGCCCATTAAGGGAACGCTGGCGGCAAATGTGGCGGTACATGGCACGGAGTTGAATCCGATCGGTCAAGGAACAATTAATTTGACCAACGCTGAGATCGCTGCAGAACCGATCAATTCATTGAATGTCAATTTCAATGGCACGGGTGAGGTGGTAAACGCGAAGCTTGCGGCGCGTATCCCCGCCGGAAACGCTAACGGCAATCTTGTCTATTACCCCAAGACTCAAGCCTATGACCTGAAACTGCAGGCGCCCAGCATTCAGCTAGCGCAACTGCGGACCGTGAAGCAGCGAGGGATGAATCTGTCCGGAGTGCTGAACCTGGTGGCCAACGGACACGGAACGGTTCAGAATCCGCAGCTTACAGCTTCATTACAAGTTCCCGAACTGGTGATCGATAAGCAGACAGTAAACGCGATCGCTCTAAATGCGAACGTCGCCAATCACGTTGGAACCTTTGATTTGAATTCGCAGGTACTCGACACCTCAATCCGCGGTCACGGAAAGGTTAATCTCACCGGCGATTATTACGCGGACGCGACGCTGGACACGCAGACGATTCCTCTCGCAACAATTGTTGCCGCTTATGCGCCTGCACAGGCCGGAAAGCTTTCTGGACAGACGGAGCTACACGCGACTTTGCGTGGCCCGCTGAAGGATAAGAACCGAATCGAAGCGCACGCGCAGATTCCGATGCTCAACATGAATTACACGAACACCGTACAGATCGCGGCGGTGAGCCCGATTCGTGTTGATCTGGTGAACGGCGTTTTGTCCCTGCAGCGTGCGCAACTACGCGGCACCGGAACCGACCTCGCTTTTCAGGCAACGGTCCCGATGAACAATCCCAACGCACCGGTTTCCCTGCTGGCGCTCGGCACGGTGGATCTGAAACTCATCGAGCTCTTTGATCCCGACGTCGTTACGTCCGGGCAGCTCAAGCTGAACGTCAATTCTTATGGAAACCGTGCAAATCCCGACGTGCAAGGACATATCCAGGTAATCAACGCTGGATTTGCCGGCGGCGATATCCCACTCGGATTGCAAAATGGGAACGGCGTACTCACGCTTACAAAGGACCGCCTCAATATCAACAGCTTTAAAGGAACGGTTGGCGGGGGAGAAGTTACAGCCAGCGGAGGCGTGGCCTATCGACCGGCATTGAACTTCAACCTGGCCCTGGCTGGACGCGGTATTCGCCTGCTTTATCCAGATGGAGTGCGTACCGGCTTGGGGATGAGCCTCACGCTTACGGGAAATCCGAATTCCGCGCTGATCAATGGGCAGGTCCGCATAAACCAGCTTTCCTTCGCTCCTGATTTCGATCTCATGGAGTTTGTCGGTCAGTTCTCGGGGGACACCGTTCCCGCTCCCGCCCAGGGTTTTGCCGACAACGTGAAACTCGATATCACTGTAGCGGCCACGAATGGCATTAATCTCACCAGCCGCACGTTGACCCTGGATGGAACGGCGAACCTCGAAGTTCGCGGTACAGCAGCCGATCCCGTAATTCTGGGCCGGCTGAACCTCACGGGCGGCGATCTCATATTGCAGGGCAACCGCTACATTTTGGAAGGTGGCACGATCGATTTCGTGAATCCTTATCAGACGCGGCCGGTCGTGAACGCTGCCATAAGCACCACGATCCAGGAATACAACATCATGATGCGCTTCGATGGACCGGCGGACCGTCTGCATACGTCCTACACATCGGTTCCGTCGCTGCCTCCTTCGGACATCATCAATCTGATCGCGTTCGGCAAGACCACGGAAGCCTCTGCTGCCAATCCGACCCCTGTCGGCAGTTTGGGCCCCGAGTCGCTGGTGGCGTCGCAGGTGAGCAGCCAGGTGACGAGTCGGCTGGAAAAAGTGGCCGGTATATCCCAGCTGACGATCGATCCCGAATTGGGAGATAACCAGCAGAACCCGGGCGCGCGGGTTGCTATTCAGCAGCGCGTTACGGGCAACCTCTTTGTCACCTTTGCCACTGACGTTACCGAAACGCAG